A stretch of Fusarium poae strain DAOMC 252244 chromosome 2, whole genome shotgun sequence DNA encodes these proteins:
- a CDS encoding hypothetical protein (SECRETED:SignalP(1-16)): MKFSATILSLLPAVLALPTGEDASVSKRQSVNTVTDQLLFSVTLPQFTARRNARDPPTVDWTSDGCTSSPDNPFGFPFIPACNRHDFGYHNYRAQSRFTVSAKARIDSNFKADLYFQCQSSSVSGVCRALADVYYAAVRAFGGDDATPGKRDENLVKEYEQKVKVYNKLVEEAQEKGELPRLD; the protein is encoded by the exons ATGAAGTTCAGCGCTACCATTCTTTCACTCCTCCCGGCAGTCCTCGCTCTGCCCACAGGCGAAGATGCATCTGTCTCAAAACGACAGAGCGTGAACACAGTGACAGATCAGCTCCTCTTCAGCGTCACACTTCCACAGTTTACCGCTCGTCGCAACGCTCGCGATCCTCCCACTGTTGACTGGACCTCTGATGGCTGCACTTCCTCGCCTGACAACCCTTTCGGCTTCCCTTTCATCCCTGCTTGCAACCGTCATGACTTTGGCTACCACAACTATCGCGCTCAGAGCCGCTTCACTGTGAGTGCCAAGGCTCGCATCGATAGCAACTTTAAGGCTGA TTTGTACTTCCAATGTCAATCCTCAAGTGTCTCTGGTGTCTGCAGAGCACTTGCCGATGTCTACTACGCCGCGGTTAGGGCCTTCGGCGGAGACGATGCTACTCCTGGCAAGAGAGATGAGAATCTTGTGAAGGAGTATGAACAGAAGGTGAAGGTCTACAACAAGCTTGTTGAAGAGGCACAAGAGAAGGGCGAACTTCCTCGTCTTGACTAG
- a CDS encoding hypothetical protein (TransMembrane:1 (o227-246i)): MQATQWRTIKNGIDRNLKFIADAKLPKGSESLPRGHTLVKVAYASVNHLDYKVAEMPLASMIFTKPVTPGLDYSGTIVSTTLRDYGIGQRVFGRTELPAGGTMAEYVVVGEQGLAAVPHDVSLRDAACIGICGTTNVQYLASNIKSGDKVFINGGSGGVGIFAIQVAKTLGCSHITTTCSASNAEFCRALGANETIDYKSEGILEILKDREEQFDLVYDTVKISDPYSSDLLIVFIIYLVPLIYLVL; this comes from the coding sequence ATGCAGGCCACTCAATGGCGCACTATTAAAAATGGCATTGACAGAAATCTGAAGTTCATTGCTGATGCTAAATTGCCCAAGGGTTCTGAATCTCTCCCCAGAGGCCACACGCTAGTCAAAGTCGCCTATGCATCCGTCAATCATCTGGATTACAAAGTTGCTGAAATGCCACTAGCAAGCATGATCTTTACCAAGCCGGTCACACCAGGTCTTGACTACTCTGGAACAATTGTTTCCACTACACTAAGAGATTACGGGATTGGGCAACGTGTCTTTGGGAGGACCGAGTTACCGGCAGGTGGGACCATGGCAGAATATGTCGTGGTTGGGGAGCAGGGTTTGGCTGCGGTGCCACATGATGTATCTTTGAGGGATGCGGCATGCATCGGAATTTGCGGAACTACGAATGTTCAATACCTCGCATCCAACATCAAATCGGGGGACAAGGTCTTCATCAACGGCGGCAGTGGTGGTGTCGGTATTTTTGCGATACAAGTCGCAAAAACTTTGGGTTGTTCGCACATCACAACTACTTGTTCAGCCTCCAACGCCGAGTTCTGTCGCGCTCTTGGGGCTAACGAGACTATCGATTACAAGTCTGAAGGTATTTTGGAGATACTGAAGGACAGGGAGGAACAGTTCGATCTGGTCTACGATACTGTTAAGATCTCAGATCCTTATTCATCTGatctattaatagtctttataatatatctagttcctcttatatatctagttctttaa
- a CDS encoding hypothetical protein (SECRETED:SignalP(1-18)~MEROPS:MER0018285) → MLWGLSLLLAVHVGSVICQDQHVLGSSGDGLDQIRDRLLEAEIIPTVIDDFPPALGFSASWKRDSADLGNTLKPKHLKKAPKIHLDKVDSDISLDSILKKHATYVIVLTDPDAPSRDDPKWSEFCHWIATGTSISSSTTSKHHLTDLVEYKAPAPPPKTGKHRYVFFAFVAANGTTERLHLTEPKERKHWGSKDAGHGVREWAGKHGLAPVAANFIYAENEEQ, encoded by the exons ATGCTCTGGGGACTTTCATTGCTACTTGCTGTACATGTTGGCAGCGTCATTTGCCAGGACCAACATGTGCTTGGTTCCAGTGGCGATGGTCTAGATCAAATTCGCGACAG GCTCTTAGAAGCTGAGATCATTCCGACTGTTATCGATGATTTCCCTCCCGCCCTTGGGTTTAGCGCGTCATGGAAACGCGACTCGGCTGATCTTGGCAATACCCTCAAACCAAAACACCTCAAAAAAGCGCCCAAAATTCATCTTGACAAGGTCGATTCAGATATTTCTCTTGACTCGATTCTGAAAAAGCATGCCACATATGTGATCGTTCTCACTGACCCAGACGCGCCATCCAGAGACGACCCTAAATGGTCAGAGTTCTGCCACTGGATTGCAACGGGAACCTCTATCTCTTCATCAACGACATCAAAGCATCACTTGACAGACCTCGTCGAGTACAAGGCTCCGGCTCCGCCACCAAAAACAGGAAAGCACCGTTACGTCTTTTTCGCATTCGTCGCAGCCAACGGGACGACCGAGAGACTACATCTGACTGAACCTAAAGAGAGGAAGCATTGGGGTTCGAAAGATGCTGGACATGGAGTTCGTGAGTGGGCGGGAAAACATGGTCTTGCTCCTGTTG CTGCGAATTTTATATACGCAGAAAACGAAGAGCAGTAG